One genomic segment of Helianthus annuus cultivar XRQ/B chromosome 14, HanXRQr2.0-SUNRISE, whole genome shotgun sequence includes these proteins:
- the LOC110904614 gene encoding uncharacterized protein LOC110904614, which produces MADKEQTNPVTSLFSNLFTQVINFRLPFLPPVKKDVVKVETERKAVVRDGEVVEVSKTATVTFPDGRKKTVESLKLESEDAERETNPVVLWQVYVIGGFFILKWAWGRWNEHKERKKSSDDDQPSSSPTTDEGN; this is translated from the exons ATGGCGGACAAAGAGCAGACGAATCCTGTGACGTCACTCTTCTCGAACTTGTTTACTCAGGTGATTAATTTCCGGTTGCCGTTTCTGCCGCCGGTGAAAAAGGATGTTGTGAAGGTGGAGACGGAGAGGAAGGCGGTGGTTCGTGACGGTGAAGTGGTGGAGGTTTCGAAGACGGCGACGGTTACGTTTCCCGATGGACGGAAGAAGACTGTTGAATCGTTGAAGCTTGAATCGGAAGATGCGGAGCGAGAAACGAATCCTGTTGTTCTCTGGCAG GTTTACGTGATTGGAGGTTTCTTCATCTTGAAGTGGGCTTGGGGCCGATGGAACGAGCACAAGGAAAGGAAGAAGTCATCTGATGATGACCAACCATCTTCATCACCCACGACTGATGAGGGTAACTAG
- the LOC110904613 gene encoding mRNA cap guanine-N7 methyltransferase 2, with the protein MILTPTIPTHSNRNADSTHHRLLEAVKTALIKIFVSPYATVCDLYCGRVPDEERWDEAQIGHFIGIDEASSGVSEVREAWESQRKTYTSDFYELDPCIENLEANLGDKVNTADVVCCMQHLQFCFETEEKVRRLLQNVSSLLKPGGYLMGITLDSSTIWAKYQKNVEAYHNRSGGMKANVVPNCIRSENYMITFEVEEEKFPFFGKKYQLKFANEASAETHCLVHFPSLIRLAREAGLEYVEIQNLLEFYDDNRVQFSEMLLEAGHGLLDPRGRLLPKFYDILGLYTTFIFQKPDPDIAPPLMTPLVHETQIIDEREWQGSAFRDEDKSGPSHTDSGFSIGKITEQKGILGPGPADLRFSEAM; encoded by the exons ATGATCCTGACTCCAACAATCCCTACACACAGCAACAGGAACGCTGATTCAACTCACCATCGATTACTCGAAGCCGTGAAGACTGCTCTTATCAAGATATTCGTCTCCCCATACGCCACT GTCTGTGATTTGTATTGCGGAAGAGTTCCGGATGAAGAGAGGTGGGACGAAGCTCAAATCGGTCACTTTATTGGAATTG ATGAAGCGTCATCTGGAGTTAGCGAGGTCCGAGAAGCATGGGAAAGTCAACGCAAGACTTACACCTCTGACTTTTATGAGCTTGACCCCTGCATC GAAAACTTGGAAGCAAATTTAGGGGATAAAGTAAATACAGCGGATGTAGTTTGTTGCATGCAACATTTGCAG TTTTGTTTTGAAACCGAGGAGAAAGTACGGAGACTTCTGCAGAATGTATCATCTTTGTTGAAACCAGGGGGCTATCTTATGGGTATTACTCTGGACTCATCTACTATATG GGCAAAGTATCAGAAAAATGTTGAAGCATATCACAACCGGAGTGGTGGTATGAAGGCAAACGTTGTTCCGAATTGCATTCGGTCAGAGAACTATATGATCACTTTTGAAGTTGAAGAAGAGAA GTTTCCATTTTTTGGAAAGAAGTACCAGCTGAAGTTTGCAAACGAAGCCTCTGCAGAAACACACTGTTTGGTACATTTTCCAAGTTTGATCAG GTTGGCCAGAGAAGCTGGGCTTGAATATGTGGAGATACAAAACCTGCTGGAATTTTATGACGATAATAG AGTACAATTTTCGGAGATGCTTCTAGAAGCCGGTCATGGTCTTCTGGACCCCAGAGGGAGGCTCTTACCAAAATTCTATGATATACTAG GTTTGTATACTACATTCATATTTCAAAAGCCTGATCCCGATATTGCCCCTCCGCTTATGACCCCATTAGTGCATGAGACCCAAATCATTGATGAA AGGGAGTGGCAAGGTAGCGCATTTAGGGATGAAGATAAAAGTGGACCATCACATACTGATTCAGGTTTCAGCATTGGGAAAATAACCGAACAAAAAGGGATTTTAGGTCCAGGACCCGCAGACTTGCGTTTTTCAGAAGCTATGTAA